In Paenibacillus durus, the DNA window TGCTGCTGGTTGCGCCTAAATCCCCAGGACATATGGTTCGCCGCACTTATGAAGAAGGCTTTGGCGTTCCCGGCTTGATCGCGATCGAGCAGGATGCGACTGGCAACGCGAAAGCGATCGGACTTGCTTATGCCAAAGGTATCGGCTGTACCCGTGCAGGGGTAATCGAAACCTCCTTCCGCGAAGAGACGGAAACCGATTTGTTCGGTGAACAAGCTGTACTGTGCGGCGGCGTTACGGCTCTGATCAAAGCTGGCTTTGAAACGCTGGTTGAAGCCGGCTATGCTCCGGAAATGGCTTACTTTGAGTGCTTGCACGAGATGAAGCTGATCGTTGACCTCATCTATGAAGGAGGTATGGCAACGATGCGCGATTCCATCAGTAACACGGCGGAATACGGCGACTATGTAACTGGCCCGCGCGTTGTAACCGACGAAACGAAGAAAGCGATGAAGGCTGTGCTCAGCGATATCCAGCAGGGTAAATTCGCTCGCGATTTCATTCTCGAGAACCAATCGGGCCGTGCTTTCCTGACCGCTACACGCCGCAACGAAGCTGCTCATCCGATCGAGGTTGTCGGCGGACAACTGCGCGAAATGATGGCTTGGATCAAGAAATAAGATTGGCATAATCAGCATCAGTGTAAGGATACACATATAAACGTAAGTCTTCAGGTGCGGCTCCGCTTTTACGCGGGCCGCATTTGGAGCGTTTGACGATTACTTTAAAGGAGGTACCCGGCATGCGAAAAATTTATGTTTTCGATACAACACTGCGTGACGGAGAACAGTCCCCCGGCGTGAATCTGAATACCCAGGAGAAGCTGGAGATCGCCTATCAGTTGGAAAAGCTGGGGATTGACCGTATGGAGGCGGGATTTCCCGCAGCATCGCCGGGAGATTTGGCCGCAGTCAACGCAGTTGCCAGAGCGGTAAAGAATGTTACGGTCATCGGCCTTTCCAGATCCCGCGAAAGCGATATCGATGCCGTCAAGGAGGCGCTGCAGGGCGCGCAGGATCCTTGTATTCATCTCTTTCTCGCGACTTCCCTGATTCACCGTCAGCATAAGCTGCGGATGGATAAGGGGCAGGTTCTGGAGACGGCGCAGGCGGCCATCCGCTATGCGAAGAAGTATTTCTCCAAGCTGGAATTTTCGCTTGAGGATGCAGGACGAACCGAGCTCGATTTCATGGCCGAGGTCGTCGGCATGGCGGTTCGCGAAGGCGCGAGTGTCGTCAATATTCCGGACACGGTCGGATATTTGAATCCGTCGGAGTATGGCGCAATCTTCAAATATTTAAAAGAAAATGTTCCGGACATCGACCGCGTTCAGCTTAGCGCGCATTGCCATAATGATCTGGGAATGGCCACGGCGAACACGCTGGCGGCCATCCTGAATGGCGCGGATCAAATTGAGGGCACAATCAATGGCATCGGTGAACGCGCGGGCAACACGGCGATTGAAGAGATCGCGATGGCGCTTGAGACGCGCAGCGATTTCTTTGGGGCGAAGACGTCGCTTGTGCTGTCCGAGATTTCGCGTACCAGCCGCCTGGTCAGCAAATTGACCGGCATGGTCGTGCCGGGGAACAAGGCGATCGTTGGCGCGAACGCTTTTGCCCATGAATCGGGTATTCATCAGGACGGCATGCTCAAGGAGAAGACAACGTACGAGATTATGACGCCGGAAACGATTGGCCTGAAAGAGAGCAAGCTGGTGCTCGGCAAGCATTCCGGCCGCCATGCTTTCCGGGATAAGCTGACCGATTTGGGCTATGATCTGCCTGAAGACGTGCTGAATTCGGCGTTCTCCAGATTCAAGGATTTGGCCGACAAGAAGAAGGAAGTATCCGACGAGGATATTTTGGCGCTGATGGAGGAGCGGCTGGGCATTACGCCGGAGGTTTACAGTCTGCGCACTCTGTACGTCACTTACGGCAATGAAGCGACGCCGACCGCGAAGCTGATTCTGAACGGCCCGCCGGAGGAGCCGATCGTTGCAGTAGCCGAGGGGAACGGCTCGGTGGATGCGATATATAACGCCATCGACCAGGCAACTGGCGAGGAAGTCAAGCTGGACGATTATTCCATCAAATCTGTCACTCAAGGCAAGGACGCCCAGGGCGAGGTGCATGTCATTTTGTCACAGGGCATTGTTGCTGCGGCGGGAAGAGGACTTAGCACGGACATTCTGGAGGCCAGCGCCCGGGCTTATCTTGATGCGCTCAACAAGCTGATTGAGAAGCGCAAGACGTTTACGAAGCGCGAGGACGCTCATTTATAGAAAGCGGCGCTTGCAGCTTGTTTAGGAATGAGAACGGCGGTATATAGGGACTGTTTCGGGGCGAATTCAGCTCAGGAGCAGTCCTTTTTTCGAAATATAAGAATTTATAAGCTCAGCGCTAATCAATTTGTCTTATATTTCTACGAGAAACGGTACCGTCCCTGCAAGGACGGCGAAGCCGTTTCTTCTTGCGCGTACATACGGATATAAGCGGTTCCGAGATTCCTCACCCTATGGCAATATCGATCGGATGACGATCTGACGCCGGGTACGGATGCTGTAAAATCGTAATATCGTTTGAGGCCGATTGTCGAAGTTTTTGTCCAAATTAGATTTATAATAGAAATCAATGATTTTTGCAGGGGAGCGGAAGAGGCGAACGTCAAACGTAATGTAGAAGAGGAGGGGAGACAACTGGAAGAGGCGGAATGGATATCGGCCGTACTGAACGGCGAGCGTCAGGCTTTTGCTCATTTGGTGACGCGCTATCAGGGCTTGGTATACCGGGTATGCATCAAAATAACGGGAGAATCCGAGTCGGCCAAAGATATGGCCCAGGAAGTATTTATCAAGGCCTACAAGGCGCTTCCCTCCTTCCGGGGACAATCCTCATTTTCTACCTGGCTGTACCGGATTGCCTACCGTACTTGTCTGGACTGGAAAAGAGCCAATGACAGGGAGTGGAAGTATCGCAGCATGGCGGATT includes these proteins:
- the ilvC gene encoding ketol-acid reductoisomerase, producing MAVTTYYEQDGDLSVLKGKTIAVIGYGSQGHAQAQNLRDSGLQVIIGLREGKSFQTAKNDGFEVLPVSEAVSRADVVQILMPDETQAAVYKNEIEPNLKQGAALMFSHGFNVHFGQIVAPKDSDVLLVAPKSPGHMVRRTYEEGFGVPGLIAIEQDATGNAKAIGLAYAKGIGCTRAGVIETSFREETETDLFGEQAVLCGGVTALIKAGFETLVEAGYAPEMAYFECLHEMKLIVDLIYEGGMATMRDSISNTAEYGDYVTGPRVVTDETKKAMKAVLSDIQQGKFARDFILENQSGRAFLTATRRNEAAHPIEVVGGQLREMMAWIKK
- a CDS encoding 2-isopropylmalate synthase, which codes for MRKIYVFDTTLRDGEQSPGVNLNTQEKLEIAYQLEKLGIDRMEAGFPAASPGDLAAVNAVARAVKNVTVIGLSRSRESDIDAVKEALQGAQDPCIHLFLATSLIHRQHKLRMDKGQVLETAQAAIRYAKKYFSKLEFSLEDAGRTELDFMAEVVGMAVREGASVVNIPDTVGYLNPSEYGAIFKYLKENVPDIDRVQLSAHCHNDLGMATANTLAAILNGADQIEGTINGIGERAGNTAIEEIAMALETRSDFFGAKTSLVLSEISRTSRLVSKLTGMVVPGNKAIVGANAFAHESGIHQDGMLKEKTTYEIMTPETIGLKESKLVLGKHSGRHAFRDKLTDLGYDLPEDVLNSAFSRFKDLADKKKEVSDEDILALMEERLGITPEVYSLRTLYVTYGNEATPTAKLILNGPPEEPIVAVAEGNGSVDAIYNAIDQATGEEVKLDDYSIKSVTQGKDAQGEVHVILSQGIVAAAGRGLSTDILEASARAYLDALNKLIEKRKTFTKREDAHL
- a CDS encoding RNA polymerase sigma factor gives rise to the protein MRPIVEVFVQIRFIIEINDFCRGAEEANVKRNVEEEGRQLEEAEWISAVLNGERQAFAHLVTRYQGLVYRVCIKITGESESAKDMAQEVFIKAYKALPSFRGQSSFSTWLYRIAYRTCLDWKRANDREWKYRSMADYTENDYVTSQTPEHAALRKEASEELGRSVNSLAEPYRSVVQLYYFNRQSYQEIAEAKGVSVKTVESQLYRARQIMRRKGERWE